AggcagaggaagaaggataCATATTAGCAAACATCCTATTCAGCGAATTGAAGTTAAACAAACCAAAAAAATCGCACATTAATTATGACCTTGTACCAAGTGTTATATATACCCACCCAGAGGTAGCTAGTGTAGGTCTAAATGAAGAAAGGTGCAAAGAAAAGAACCTCTCATTCAAAGCAGTTACCTTTCCATTTGCTGCCAACAGTAGGTCTAGAACCATAGATGATTTTGATGGATTGATTAAGCTCCTTGTTGAAAATGAATCCAACAAAATTTTGGGTTCTCAAATTGTTGGAAATAATGCTAGCGATTTGATTCTTCCTTTGTCCATTTATGTTGGAAGTGGAGGATCCTCCAAAAGTCTGAGTAAGGTTATTTATGCCCACCCCACCTTCTCCGAGGTCATCAAGGAGGTCGCGCTGCAGTCCTTCGACAAGGCCATCCACATGTGAGTTGCCCCGTCGTGGAGAGGGGGAACACATACAGCAGCTTCTCCCCAAGCGTGCACTGCCGTGGGGGCAAACAAGGGTGGGGGCCACTCGAATTGTGCACGCCGCAGAGGCAGAGGCTGAGGCTGAGGCTGAGGCAGGGACGCCCGCACGTGCAAATGAATGCATACCAGTGGGTGTGCCTACCTGTGTGTGCCTACCTGTGGGTGcctacatgtgtgcatctACCCGTGTGTACCTACCTGTGTGTATCTACCCGTGTGTGCCTACCTGTGTGTATCTACCCGTGTGTGCCTACCCGCGTACGCAGTAATGCCCGCACAGCTTAACCCGACGCGAAggcagctttttttttttgccgacGAGGCGGAAGAGACACTCGAAAGGAGCATCCCGTAGTGAAGCATAAAGCCACTCCACTGCGATGCGCACGAAAAAACCGCACCGAAGTTTGAATCACTCCATTGCGGTGCGCACAGCAAAACTGCTCCTAAGTGTGCTCCTAAGTGTTCTCTTAAGTGTGCTCCTAAGTGTGCTCCTAAGCGTGCTCCTAAGCGTTCTCCTAAGTGTGCTCCTAAGCGTGCGCCCAAGCGATTATCACCCGCGCGAGCGTGGAACGGTATGCACAAGCGAAACGGAAAGCTCCGCCCATAGGGTGAAACGCGTGACACTTGCGCAATTCGCGAAAAGAGATTGCCAACACGATCACCACACGGGCGAAGCGAGCGATCCGATTAACTTTCTTCCCATATAAATTGCAACATCCGTTGCATCGAAAACTAGCCATTCGGGAAATTATGAACGGTCAGGTGAttttgcaacaaaaaaaaaaaaaaggctagccAAAAGGGAATCCACCCAACGCAAATCACTTCGCACGAAGCTTAAAACGACGCTGCGGTGAAGAAACGAAAGCACACCCCCACCTACGTAGTTtccacttttattttaaatggaTTTCCCCTGCGCATTCCGAATTCGACGAAGAACATTACTTTCCTGTTCCCCTGCGTGAATctccccaaaagggggaggggtcACACAAACAGCGGTACGTAGTAACTCCACCTCCCAGCTGCTCAGACGTTTGTCAGTGTAGTTAGAGAGTGAGCGACAGTTCTGTTAGCTATCGAAGGTGTGCCTGAgtgttttgcatttttttttttttttttaagcatgcCCAGGTGCCGCATCAAGCGTATGCAAAGATAAGCTCTCGTGTAGGCAGATCATCGCACGTGTAGGAAGACCATCGCACGTGTAGGAAGATCATCACAAGTGTTGTTACACCCCGAGGAAGCGTCAACATGGCAAGGAAAAAACTCAAAGTGATCGGCGACAAGGATCTCCAGAAGCTGAAAGGGGAGTCCAAATGTTGCATCATTATAAACGACTTGGTGTACGACGTCACTGCGTTTTTGGAACATCCCGGGGGGTTCGAGGTTCTCAAGGAGCATGATGGTAGGGGAGGGTCCGTCCGCCCGCCAGGCGCGTGTATGCACCAAATGATAAGCACTGTGTGATATGCACTGTGCTATATGCATTGTGTGTGTGGATCACCAAATGTAACCTTCTACACGTGGTCCCTAACGTTTGAAGAGTGACGCATCCCGATGCATGATCACCCCTCCTTTTCACCATTTCCTTTCACCAGGAAAAGACGCAACGGAGGCCTTCCGCCAAATAGGCCACTCTGCCAACGCGCAGAAGCTGATGAAGACGTTCCTAATTGGCATTCAAAAGAACTCAGCCCTCTACAACAAAAAGGCGGACACAAAGACGGTGGAGGGTAAGAAGGAGTTCGTGTATTACTCCGAGGAGGAGATAAAGGAGGAAACCGAAGCGGTGGCAGGAGCGGAAGCGAATGGGAAGGCCCCTAAAGAGGAGAAGGTTAGCATTGAGATGTGTCTCATGGACGAGGAGTGACCTTCCGAGGCACCGCCCTCCGAGACGTCCGTTCGTATGTCAAAATGTGCGTGTCAATAGATGCGCGTTGTTACGAGTTcggggaagacaaaaaaaaaattaataaaacaaaaaaaagaaaaaaaaagtgcgaaCGAGCATGCGTTATGCATGTGCGCCTGATCGccaaatggcacaaaaagaGGTGCAAACGGTTGGCAAGCGGGTGGTTAGCAAATGGCAGGTATATGCCCCTAGCTGCCCCCAAGCTTCCCAGCGCGTACACTACTACACTGAATTATAACTGCACTATAACTACACTACCCCCCTTGCAGCCCccagaggaagaaaaagtaaactACCCCCTTGTGGCATTCGCCATCCTCCTCTTCAGCattacatattattttttgtttttacaaaaataaacaccaACTTGTGTCCTCCACCTTTATCTGGAAAATCACGCTACTCAACTGTTGTATgcgtgtgcaaaaaaaaaaaaaaaaaataaaaaataaaaaaaaaaaatttattcaccGATCCTTCGTTTGAAAGGGATCCACATTACGACGCAGGGAAGTAGACTCACTTTTATCAACACCATAGGTGGGCACATCGCTGGGGTTCCCTCTCCAACCACAATGTAATGAATGGCATTCCCTGGTCGTCACATCCTCACAATAGGCATGCATCTCCGCCCCGTCTACCTCCCCTTCTTGAGGTACTTCTGGTCAAATATGctactcttctttttttttatcaagcTACTTTTGGCAAGTTTGCGTTTAATCGGGGGGTCCTTCCCTTGGCGGTCCTTACTGCGGTGATCACTCAGCCGGACGCCTCCTGCCTGGGTGCCCTCTGCCTGGGCGCCCCTGCCCCGCCTGAACTTCTCCCCAAAGCGCACATACTCCTTTACGACCACCTCCTCAAGGGGGTCCCCCCCTTCCACAATgtctataaaaatatttttccgcTTGCGCTCTTCCAGctgctgaattttttcttttttcatgtcCCTTAATTGCTTCCTCAGATTACTGTTGCAAAAAAAGTCATTTTTCATAATGTGGTTTCGTCGATAGTTTTCCTTGATAACGTCGTTTATGTTTATGTGTTCTTCGTTTTGGGAGTCGTCCTCATTCGAGTGATCCTCGTTGTGGAGTTCGCCTCCGGAGGAGTCATCGCTGGGAAGTTCATCGGATGTCTCACCTGAACCAAGAGGTTTCCCCCCCGCATGTGTGGCTTCCTCACCCCGCTGCGTAGCTTCTTCACCCCGCTGCGTTGCTTCCTCACCCAGCTGCGTAGCTTCCTCACTCCCGTGCGTGGCTTCTTCACCGGAGCGCCCCTTCCTCCGGAGGGCCTCAACTTCTAACAGCAGAAACgggtttgttttttttttatttttttcaaagtcgATGGAGTTAACATTATTGCGTCCCTGTTCCGTTAAGACATTTTCGAActgctcgtttttttttctggctCCCTGGATGACATCGTACGAGCAGTCCTTTGGATTCGTTTCAAAGGCAATTATATTTAGGCATTTCTTGCACGTAAAAGTGAAGGAATAAAATGGGGTACTCAAGTAGAACCCTATTTGTCTCCTCTCACTGTTGAACCTCTCTCCTTTGTACACATACGCTTTGCATTTCGTACATATAATGGTGTACGGCACTTCAAATTTGATTTCGCTGTAGTCCTTTttgattttgtttctttttttctcctccttctgcttcttcttcttgatGCGCTCGTCCTCCACACTACCGTAGTAGAAGTTGTCCGCCCTGGACGCCTTCAGCGACAGCATGGCGGGGTGCAGCGGCGATGCGAAGCGGAGTTAAGCGGCGGGGTGTCGGGGGCGTGGAAGCCACGTGACAACGACGTGGCAGCGGCTTCGCAGCGACTTCGCAGCGACGTAACCGTGGCTGGTCGAACACAACAGCGGCCGCCAAACCAGGCACTAACTCGCGTGTACCCCTACGCTGCGAATCACCTCcgcatttttttcgccacCCCGACGTTACGGCATCGCCGCTTTGGCTTCGAAATGGGGGGCACGCCGAGCGCTGGCT
This genomic stretch from Plasmodium cynomolgi strain B DNA, chromosome 14, whole genome shotgun sequence harbors:
- a CDS encoding cytochrome b5 (putative), encoding MARKKLKVIGDKDLQKLKGESKCCIIINDLVYDVTAFLEHPGGFEVLKEHDGKDATEAFRQIGHSANAQKLMKTFLIGIQKNSALYNKKADTKTVEGKKEFVYYSEEEIKEETEAVAGAEANGKAPKEEKPPEEEKVNYPLVAFAILLFSITYYFLFLQK
- a CDS encoding hypothetical protein (putative), with product MLSLKASRADNFYYGSVEDERIKKKKQKEEKKRNKIKKDYSEIKFEVPYTIICTKCKAYVYKGERFNSERRQIGFYLSTPFYSFTFTCKKCLNIIAFETNPKDCSYDVIQGARKKNEQFENVLTEQGRNNVNSIDFEKNKKKTNPFLLLEVEALRRKGRSGEEATHGSELHNEDHSNEDDSQNEEHININDVIKENYRRNHIMKNDFFCNSNLRKQLRDMKKEKIQQLEERKRKNIFIDIVEGGDPLEEVVVKEYVRFGEKFRRGRGAQAEGTQAGGVRLSDHRSKDRQGKDPPIKRKLAKSSLIKKKKSSIFDQKYLKKGR